Within the Flavobacteriales bacterium genome, the region TGATCCTTCAGAAGATGAAAAAGACAGCAGAGGATTATCTCGGTACTTCGGTCAATGAAGCGGTGATCACCGTTCCTGCCTACTTCAATGATTCTCAACGTCAGGCTACCAAAGAGGCCGGTGAGATTGCAGGACTGACTGTAAAACGGATCATCAACGAGCCTACGGCCGCTGCACTTGCCTATGGACTGGACAAGAAGTCCCAGGACATGAAAGTGGTCGTTTTCGACCTGGGTGGTGGTACCCATGATGTATCCATCCTCGAACTAGGAGATGGAGTATTCGAAGTACTCTCTACTGACGGAGACACCCACTTGGGAGGAGATGACTTCGATGAGAAGATCATCAACTGGTTGGCCGATGAATTCAAGAATGACGAAGGCCTGGACCTGCGTAAAGACCCTATGGCACTCCAGCGTTTGAAAGAAGCCGCTGAGAAGGCCAAGATCGAATTGTCATCCACTACGAGTACGGAGATCAATCTGCCCTACATTATGCCGGTGGATGGAGTGCCCAAGCACTTGGTCAAGACACTGAGTCGTGCCAAATTCGACCAACTCACTGAAGACCTGGTCCAGCGCAGTATCAAACCAGCAGAAGATGCCCTCAAGGCGGCTGGATTGAGCAAGAGCGACATCGATGAGGTGATCCTCGTAGGTGGCTCTACGCGTATTCCAGCTGTACAGGATGCAGTGAAAGGATTCTTCGGTAAAGAGCCTTCTAAAGGAGTGAATCCCGATGAGGTGGTATCGCTCGGAGCGGCTATCCAAGGGGGTGTTCTGACCGGTGAGGTGAAAGACGTATTGCTCTTGGATGTCACCCCTCTTTCTCTCGGTATCGAGACCATGGGAGGTGTATTCACCAAGTTGATCGATGCAAACACGACCATCCCTACCAACAAGTCGGAGACCTTCTCTACGGCAAGTGATAATCAACCTTCGGTCGAGATCCACGTGCTACAAGGGGAACGACCCATGGCAGCAGATAACCGCTCGATCGGTAAGTTCCACTTGGACGGTATACCACCCGCACCGCGCGGAGTCCCTCAGGTAGAGGTAACCTTCGACATCGATGCAAACGGTATCATCAATGTGAGTGCGAAGGACAAAGCCACCAATAAGGAGCAGAGCATACGTATCGAGGCGAGTTCTGGATTGAGTGATGCAGATATCGAGAAGATGAAGAAAGAAGCCGAGGCCAATGCAGAAGCAGATGCCAAGGCCAAGGAGACGGTCGAGAAGATCAACTCTGCCGACAATCTCATCTTCCAGACCGAGAAGCAGCTCAAAGAGTTCGGAGACAAGATTCCTGCGGATAAGAAGCAGCCCATTGAGGATGCCCTAGCTGAGCTGAAGGAGGCCCATGAGGCGAAAGACCTAGCGGGTATCGATGCAGGTATGGAAAAACTGAATACGGTATTCCAAGCCGCTTCGCAGGAGATGTACAATGCGCAGCAAGAAGCTGGCGCAGAGTCCGGAGCCGATGCTGGAGCTAGTGCTGATGCCGGTTCTACTGACGATAGCGAGGTCACCGATGTAGACTTCGAAGAAGTAGAAGAGGATAAGTAAGCCTCGGCTGTTGGTCGATAGCCGATGGCAATGGACCGACTCAAGAAAACAGAAGCCCCGTTCCCGAAAAGGAGCGGGGTTTTTCTTTAGTTCAAAGGGAGCTTTTCAGGATGTGTAAGGTACGCTCATCCGGGATCTCGGACTGTTCTTTCTGCTCAGCATGTATCTGGGCCAACTTCTCTTCCACGAATCTCAATTTCCGATCCAATCGCAGCGCAGAGCGTCTTAACTCGGACTGCACTGTCTCGCTCTTCTCCAACTCATCCAGCAATTGGTGTTGCTGGGAGCGACCTATGAAGTACCTGCACAGAAAGCCTAGCGCAAAGGCTACACTGAGCATGATGACTATTTCCAACGTTGCGTCTTGGCCGGTATATGTAGTGCTGATCTGTTCGAA harbors:
- the dnaK gene encoding molecular chaperone DnaK, with the protein product MSKIIGIDLGTTNSCVSVMEGNEPVVITNSEGKRTTPSIVAFVDGGERKVGDPAKRQAITNPEKTVYSIKRFMGNSYDEVTREIERVPYKVVKGDNNTPRVQIDDRQYTPQEISAMILQKMKKTAEDYLGTSVNEAVITVPAYFNDSQRQATKEAGEIAGLTVKRIINEPTAAALAYGLDKKSQDMKVVVFDLGGGTHDVSILELGDGVFEVLSTDGDTHLGGDDFDEKIINWLADEFKNDEGLDLRKDPMALQRLKEAAEKAKIELSSTTSTEINLPYIMPVDGVPKHLVKTLSRAKFDQLTEDLVQRSIKPAEDALKAAGLSKSDIDEVILVGGSTRIPAVQDAVKGFFGKEPSKGVNPDEVVSLGAAIQGGVLTGEVKDVLLLDVTPLSLGIETMGGVFTKLIDANTTIPTNKSETFSTASDNQPSVEIHVLQGERPMAADNRSIGKFHLDGIPPAPRGVPQVEVTFDIDANGIINVSAKDKATNKEQSIRIEASSGLSDADIEKMKKEAEANAEADAKAKETVEKINSADNLIFQTEKQLKEFGDKIPADKKQPIEDALAELKEAHEAKDLAGIDAGMEKLNTVFQAASQEMYNAQQEAGAESGADAGASADAGSTDDSEVTDVDFEEVEEDK